DNA from Mobula hypostoma chromosome 4, sMobHyp1.1, whole genome shotgun sequence:
agagaaattcattgacagATTTGCCAAGATCTTTGCGGACGAAAATCTTAAcacactgactggctgcatccatACATCTATGTGATGAACAAATGCAAGGAAAGACTGCTCtccagtagcacataaattcagaactGGGAATGATGGTGATGGCAAACAGCTGCttattgtttcatgcacaaaattatttaaaaatattatataaaactaccTTCAGGGGGTACATATATACTGAATATGTAATGCAAACCCCATCCCCAAGTTATATCATTATATAAATACAGATATTTCCAAATCCAATACACTTCTGGCTCCAAGAACTTCAGGAATGGTCAACCTGTATTCTAAACaccaagacattctgcagatgctggaaatcaaagcaacacacacaaaatgctgtaggaactcagcaggtcaagcagcatcttcaGAGgacagtaaacagttgatatttcgggctgagacctttcatgaagaccggaaaggaagggggctggAGCCAGAATAAATCAGACGGTGggggagctggcaggtgataggtgagaccaggtgagagggaaggttggtgggtggggtGGCGGggtaatgaagtaagaagctgggtggaagaggtaaagggctgaagataaatgaatctgataggagaggacagaggaccaagggagaaaggggaggagaccACAGAAAAGTGACGGGTAGGCAAGCAGGGTTAAGAGAGGAGTCAGAATAGGGAGTGGAAAGAGAGATATAgctgcctgcactacactttctctgtaactgcacaCTAATGCTGCATTGTTTTTTTAACTTCTTCGATGTGTGGAATGATTTGTCTGGAACGCAAACAAAGGCTTATTGTACCTCGgtgaatgtgacaataataaactaattcaaaaTCCCTAACACCAAAAAGAAGTAGATGCCTAAGGATTGCAAAGTTTATCCTGCAGAGCTATTATCCAATTGTTCAGCCTTTACTTTTTTAAAACCATTCAAGCAGCTGCGAGCGCCTCTGGTTCGGGAGCATGGTCCTACCCACGTGGGCAAACAGCTAGGAGACCTTTGACCCCCGCTGGAGGCAGCAGGCGCTTCCGGTCATGGCGGCGCTCATGTGAGGAACTGGAGTTGCTGTTCGACCGACCGACACCCGGAGACTTCGCCGTCCCGCTCGGCCGAGATGTGGGCCCGCTGCCGCTCACTGCTCGCGGCCCGAGCCTTGGGCGCTCGCCCGGCCCCTGCCCGCGGCCGCAAGTCGCGCACCGACCTGCCCGCCAAGTCGAAGGTGGATCGAGTCCGGGTCCCCACGCCCGTCCACCCCGAGGAGCTGCTGGTGGTGCAGGAGCGCTACCGGCAGTACGAGGCCATCATGGGAGCACTGAGGTCTGTCAGAGAGGGGCACTGTGGTCGGTGTGGGTGGGTGGTACGTGGCTGTGTTCGGGCCACATCTGCGTTGAGAACGGGCAGAGAATGTGTGATGGCGGGGGGCGGGACACAAGTGGAAGCTGGACAGGGGCCTGAGGCACATCTGAAATATTGCCGGGGAGGAGGGGGGCTGGGACACACCGGGAGTCAGGGCGGGGGGTAGATGCACATCTAGGATCTGTATGGGAAGTTGGGACACATCTGGAATCTAGATGGGAACTGGGGCACGTCTGAAATCTGGTCAGTGGTTTGCACATCTGGAATCTGGATGGGGTTTGATGCACGTCTGGAATGTTGTCAGGGGGCTGAGAGACATCTAGAATCTGGGTAAAGGTCCAGGACACATCTGGAATCTTGGCAGGGGCTGGGACACATCTGGAGACTGGTCAAGGGGCTAGGGAACATCTGGAATTTGTGAAAGGGGCACCAGCAATATAGACAGGAATACACTAATTATGTGCAGGGATGTGGGTTTATTCTATCTTGAGTATCTGGCTGGTGCACTGTGCTAACAATCAAACTGTCTCAAAACTTGGATTGTGCAACTTTGTTTCCCAGGACTTGATCTGGGACTGTAAATAGCAGTGCTTCTCTTCCACCTGTCTTGTACTTGGTTGCTCAGTAAAAAGTCAGTGTGTGAAGATTAGGACACAAAGTGAGATGCAGGAGAAGGTTATTCTACATCTTTTCTTTGCCCCACTGTTTGAGTTATCATTTCACCCGCTCTTTACGAAGGGCTGAATTCAAGGAAGCAGTGTTGCGGAAACgttacgaggaggaggtgggctCGCTAGCCGAGGAGCGAGCCAAGCAGGAAGCTGAGGAGCACAGAAAGCTGATGGAGTTCAATGACCGGGAGAATGAGCGGCTACAGAAACTCCGGTGAGTCCGTGTAGGGGTAGTACTTCGTCAGTCACCACCTCTCTAGGTCAGAGAGCAGCCAACTGTAAACCATaaaacaagatattctgcagataacacacacaaaatgctggaggaactctgcaggccattcagattctgcaaatgctggaaatccacagcaacacacagcaggtcaggcagcatctatgaaaatgaatgagcagtcaatgttttgggccggacccttcatcagggttcttccaacattttgtgtatgtaaaTCATAAAACTCCTGTCTCAAGGACAGTGGATAATGAGAGCAGGCAGCTGTGTGTCACAGCCACTGACTCATCAGAGGGCGATGAAGACCAACAGTTAAGTATTATGACTCCAGACTGTAGGTCATGGTTGGCAGGCTgaagatgtgtctctaccaaagaaggtgcaaGGTGCCCCTGCCCtatgctagcctgcaggtcacccgtgagcaaggtgtagcacctgcttagcccctgaccTGGGTCACATAagtccatgggagcaggtggtgtagGTCGTATTaacagctggtgcatgtcacaagtcctggttatgcaagcactgataccaggcagacaatctctaaggagtatttataatggctggggtcacccgtcttgtaaagacactatccagaaggtggcaatggcaaaccacttcagtagaaaaattgcAAAAATACCATTGAAAGACCATCatcacctacgtcatacaacatggcatgcaatgatgatgtcatacgacatggcacgtaACAAACGAACGACTCAAGGTGAGGGCATTGAGGGTGGGCAGCTGTAGATTATAAACTTCTGATACAAGGTCAGAAAGCGATGagaacagttcaaagtaaatttattatcagagtacatatatgtcagcatgtataaccctgagattcgttttcttgtgggtatattcaataaatccaataactataatagaatcaatgaaagtcacACCACCTGGGcctacaaccagtgtgcaaaagaaaacaaagtgcaaatgcaaaaagaaaaaaaataattttaataatgAATTAAgtgataaatatcaagagcacgagatgtagagtccttgaaagtgagtccttaggttgtgggaacagttgagtAGCGGGGCAagagaagttatccccattggttcaagagtctgtggttgaacttgaacatggtgttgtgagttctgaggctcatgtacctttttgatggcagcagcagtaAGGGAGCATGACTTGTATCACAGCCACTGAGCCATCAGAGGGTGAAGAAGGCCAAtggttatgttctatgttctcctgGCTCAAGGTCAGAGGGCAACAATGGCAAATCACAGCTATAAATAAGATAGAGGGAGGAAAGTTTTTTCCAGTGGTaaatgagactggaactagaacgggtggcatggtagcgtagcggttagtgtaatgctatttcagcaccagtgacccagggtcAGTTCCTGCcgatgtctgtaaggagactgtaTGTTCAACCCATGATCATGTGAGTTTCTTCCagctgctccattttcctcccatgttccagagATGAATGGGTAGAGTGCCACTGTTActtagtggttaacacaatgctattacagctcgtggCGTTCcagtgttcagagttcaattctacaccatctgtgaggaatttgtatgctctccctgtgaacgtgtgtgtttcctccgggtgcccccgtttcttcccacagtccaaacacttcctggttagtaagttaattggccattgtaaattctcctCTGATTAGGCTGATGTCACTGCTGGccagtgcagctcgttgggccagaagggcctgttctgcactgtttccataaataaataaattaattaaattggtCACATGGCTGTAATTGCACCGCCCGGGCTCGTTGCACTGTAAGCCCCTGTTCCTTGCTGCATATCTAAATGAATTAAATTTTAAATAAGCGCTGCCTTGTTTTTGTCTTGGAACAGAGAGGAGCGACTCTGGCAGGAGTTGGAAGTAGAGTGGCAGCGGAAGCAGCAGGCTGCTGCCTACAGAGAACAGAAGCAGATGGAGTTCCTCagtgagaaggagagggaggttCTGCAACTTCAGGTGGGCTCTGCGCTCTGGCACCAGGGCCTCGTtcactctttatttatttatttagaaatactgcAGGGTCATTcatttccagcccaatgagctggcCGTCCAGCACACACCCTAGTTTAATTACAGCACAATTCACAACGAACAATTAATCTGctaaccgatacgtctttggactgtggatggaTACTGGAGCACCAGTATgtatttacaaaataaatagcaTTATGTATACAAAGTTGTTTAAAGTGTTTACGGTGCAGTGAATGGGTTAATAGATAAAgtatctttctttttcaatctttttattagtttcataaaataaaagcataacatagcaataatacaaatagtaggagatacattgttgtatttaaaatgagtaattataagatcaaatagtataaattgacaaaactcccaatcgtgtaggataacaatgaataatacaggacaaaaaaaacctgaagaaaaatcatgaaaaagaaaaaaaatagaaaaaaaaacaaaccccatcccaaaaaaagctaaactaaacagaattagtcaactaaactaaaagacttgggcaattctaacaacgtaaaaatggaaaagaagaaaaccttagtgtcgacaactccattcctctcaaccaacagtacagagaagtaaaataagtttggaaatggtcaaattacatcatatgaaaatgctgaatgaatggcctccaagttttctcaaatttaatggaagggtcataaactacACTTCTaactttttccaaattcaaac
Protein-coding regions in this window:
- the mrps26 gene encoding 28S ribosomal protein S26, mitochondrial, whose product is MWARCRSLLAARALGARPAPARGRKSRTDLPAKSKVDRVRVPTPVHPEELLVVQERYRQYEAIMGALRAEFKEAVLRKRYEEEVGSLAEERAKQEAEEHRKLMEFNDRENERLQKLREERLWQELEVEWQRKQQAAAYREQKQMEFLSEKEREVLQLQEEAKNFITLENLDQRIEEAMDNPQNYNFAIDKEGRIVKQTVLQ